Genomic window (Vampirovibrionales bacterium):
ACGTCATGACCTTCCAGAGTCTGGCGAATTTGATCCAGATCCTGATGATACCCCGCCTTAATGACGCCGCCGTCTTTCAGTCCCTGGGCGGGCGCGTCCTCGACGGCCTGATCGATCAGCGCGACGACTTTGAATAATTCCGGTGGAAAATCTTGCATCCGCAGCATATAGAAGCTTTGTAGCGGCTGGAGCAGCGTGGCGATCGCGGGCAGGCGCTGAATCGACTGCTTAAGGGCGACGAGATCCCGCGGATGGGCGCTGAGGTTGGCCACGCGCGCGCTGAGACGCTCCATATCGTAAATGTCTGGCAGCAGGCGCCGGAGAGATTCCCGGATGGAAGGTTGCGCGGTGAGTTCTTCCACGCCGTCCAGCCGACTCTGAATCTCGGGCAAGTGCGTCAGCGGACGCGAAATCCATTGTCGCAGCAGGCGCGCGCCCATGGCGGTCGCGGTTTGATTAAGGGCCCAGTACAGACTGCCTTCGGCGCGATTTTGCTTGACGGTGGCCATTAGTTCGAGGTGACGGCGCGTAGCCTGCGACATGGCGACCGCCTGATCGGGATGAACGCGCTGAATGCGCTCAAAGGCGGGCGGATCGTCGATAAAGGTTTCGTGAAGATAGTGGGCGATCGCGCCTGCGGCCGCAAGTGCGGCGGGACAATCGTCGCCCAGCGCGTAACCGTCGAGCGTCGCCACCTGCAAAAGCCGCTGGAGAAGCCCTTTGGTCAGCGCAGCATCATAAGCCAGAGCCGCAGACGCCGTGCAACGGAATGCCTCTTGAAGCGCCGGCGGCGCGTCGCTTACCCATTCATCGACGCCTTCGCCCGGACGGGCTTTCTTGAGACGTCCGGGCGTAAGGGTTTCAGAGGGCTGAATGCGGTCCAATTCGCCGGGAATCTGCGAAAACGGCAATTCCGCCGCATAAAATTCGCCGGTGGTGACGTCGCACCATGCCAGCCCCCACAGGTCATTCGGGCGCTTGCCCGGCGCGACGGCGGCCAGAAAATTGTTCTCATCGGAGCGCAGCAGAGACGATTCTGTCACGGTGCCGGGCGACAGCACGCGGACCACCTTGCGGGCGACCAGTCCTTTGGCGGCGGCCGGATCTTCCATCTGCTCGCAGATCGCCACGCGGAAATTCTGGGCGAGCAGGCGCGCCAAATAGCTGTCCACCGCTTTTACAGGCACGCCCGCCATCGGTACGCGTCCCAATGCGCCGGCTTCTCGCCCGGTGAGCGTAATTTCCAGCACGCGGGCGGCAATCAGCGCGTCTTCAAAAAACGTCTCGTAGAAATCGCCCATGCGGTAGAACAGCAAGGCGCCGGGATGTTCGCGCTTCACTTCAATGAACTGGCGCATCATCGGCGTGGCCTGAGCCAAATCTACCTGGAACGAGTGCGGCGATTGTGGGATGTCGGCGTCAGAAAGGCTCATATCCGTCTCATCGGCTCTAGTCTTGGGATCGGGGGCAGGTCTGAGGAAGAAACTCCGGGTCAGCGCGCCACGTCGCCCGTGCGCGAATTTTAGCAGCTTCGCCAATTGCGTTCTGTAACAGTTGCGCCCGGGGTTAAACGGCCCCGACGGCGGGCTTGAACGTCATCAGCGCGCTGACCGGAATCAGGGCCAACATGGCGCAGGCGTGGTTAAACAGATACTCGCCC
Coding sequences:
- the mutS gene encoding DNA mismatch repair protein MutS, yielding MSLSDADIPQSPHSFQVDLAQATPMMRQFIEVKREHPGALLFYRMGDFYETFFEDALIAARVLEITLTGREAGALGRVPMAGVPVKAVDSYLARLLAQNFRVAICEQMEDPAAAKGLVARKVVRVLSPGTVTESSLLRSDENNFLAAVAPGKRPNDLWGLAWCDVTTGEFYAAELPFSQIPGELDRIQPSETLTPGRLKKARPGEGVDEWVSDAPPALQEAFRCTASAALAYDAALTKGLLQRLLQVATLDGYALGDDCPAALAAAGAIAHYLHETFIDDPPAFERIQRVHPDQAVAMSQATRRHLELMATVKQNRAEGSLYWALNQTATAMGARLLRQWISRPLTHLPEIQSRLDGVEELTAQPSIRESLRRLLPDIYDMERLSARVANLSAHPRDLVALKQSIQRLPAIATLLQPLQSFYMLRMQDFPPELFKVVALIDQAVEDAPAQGLKDGGVIKAGYHQDLDQIRQTLEGHDVWLNEYEQQQRDETGIKTLKVANNNAFGYYIEMSRAQAQHAPPAYHRKQTLTNAERFTTDALQAYESRYLDALGRRQDLEYRLFVELREKLLPFAGALTDCAQRVAALDALQSLALTAIEQGYTRPIVDKSLELTIQDGRHPVVEKMLPMGRFMPNACALCAGQQPAQTPQILIITGPNMAGKSTYMRQVAMITLMAQMGSFVPASYARIGLVDAIYTRIGAVDDLTSGQSTFMVEMNETAQILNGATARSLVLLDEVGRGTSTVDGVAIAWSVVEYLADAIGCRTLFATHLHELNALETTRAHIQNARVRVIERETSSGPEIEFLHQVEPGSAQKSYGIQVARMAGIPARVIRRATHLLSEIQARESANGRRTPKGAHLEDIEPTPQLSLF